The genome window AATTGCGTACTATTAAAACTCAATGAGCTAATAGAGTCGCCTTTTTTACTGGTATTATAGCTATAATTGATCCAATTATTTCTCCACCCTAAATCAAAAGGAATACTCAAATTTAATGACAGCATTTGGTCATTAGTATTCAAATAATCTTGCTTTGTATAAGAATAAGCAACACTGTAATTCATCGAATTATAATTAGAACTAAAACTCATGGTTAGATTTTTATCTGAACCACTTTTATCCCAATAATATTGCTGGTAACCATTCACTGATAAATAACCTATTCCGTTAAGTGATTGGGATACTGATGCTTGAAACTGTTGTTTTTTCCGACCGATGTTATAAAAGTAATTATTCGAATCAGAGAAATCATAATAATTCTTTGTTGAATAGCGATATGATGCTAAAGAAAAAGAAGTGCCTGTATCTGGAATATATTTTGAATACTGAATTCGGTATGATTGCCCTTCTGCCTTCTTTTTATCAATCAATCGTGCCGATGCTTGTGTAATATCTGTCGATATCGCACCAATATTACCTAAGTTTACTCCAGTACCTATTGTGTAAGCTTGATAGCCTTGGGAAACTAAAAAACCTCCATAAGCGGATAAGTTATATGGTAACCCATAAATTGCTGATGCTTGCGCAAAATTTGGTTTACGCCGTGCACTATCAACATTATATTTACCAATATCTACACTATATTTTAATGCACCTGCCCTTTGCATCATTGGTACCGCTGAAAACGGCTGAATAAAAGATCGGATTGTTCCATTAGCTTCTTCAATGGAGACCTCAAGGTCACCACTGTATGAAGTTGGATATAAATCATTAATTGAAAACTCACCGGGGGGTACAGTTGTTTGATAAATCACATTACCATTTTGCCTAATAGTAACAATCGCATTTGATTGTGCAATTCCTGTGACTGTCGGTGCAAAACCTCTTTCACTTTGAGGCAACATACTTTCATCGGAAGCTAACCTTATCCCACGATAAGGGTTGCTTTCCATCACACCATTATCAGAGGATGTTTCACCAATCGTTAATCGACTTTTTAAACTTCTGATATCTCGCTCTATATAGGTTTGTAAGTTATTCCAATTTGTTTCATTTGTTGTATTACTATATGTGCTATAGCTACGCAAACGCCAAGCATTTATATTAATACCGCTTCTTAAACCTAAAAATGTATTATCTCTGTTATCTCTATTTTGGTACCAATGCTTATTAAATCTTGCAGTGTAATTAACAAATGCCGCATTAATTCCATCGTCCCATTCTTTCGGTTCAACGTAACCTCGGCTAGTATTTTCTAATCCAATTTGAGGAATACTAACTTGTAGCTGTTGGATTTCGAATTTGTATTGATAATTAGCGCTAGGAATAATTTGAGCAATATCGTTCAAATATTCATCATCTTCAATTACTGAGAACTTTTCGCTTGCTGAGTTTTTTTACCCCCCACTCTAGTAGCATTTTTTTTGTTATTTTAGGGAGTAGATTTTTAGTTTTATCATCAAATAAAAATGTAATATTCTTATTGTCCACCCGTTGATCATTAATATAAATATCAACAAAATAGTCACCTGGTAATTGCCCACCTGCGGATGACAAGTAGCCCAAGCTATTCACATCGGCAACTTGACTTTCAATTCCAGTGTTGATGGCATTGATATCAAATATATCTTCAGCAATTGTATTATTGGCATACAATATCAAGCTGATCGTAGTAAAAACTTTAGAATACATAAGTCTATTTTTGGTATAGAGAACTGACATCTTAGATACTCTTACTTGTTTTTTTTCTCTATGATAGCGCCATAGTCATTAATAAACTGAACAACTATTGAATCATCATTATTTGTTTTTTTCTTAAGAATGTAGTCATTTTTAAATGGGTATATTAAGCTAGCGCCATCAACGACCTCGCCATTGATAAGGATATTTTTGATTGATAAATGATATGGTGTTTGGTTATCAATCATAACTTCATCTGATTTTTCAACTAAATGAACCTTTTCAAAATCAAAAGGTTCAATATCTTTCGACCTTAAAAATAATTTAAATTGTGAGTTTATAATTATCTGTAGCTCATTTTCAATACTATTATCTTTCGGTGGTATTGATTTAATATTAAGCAAATAGATTTTTTCTTCATTTGAATTTATAGGTTCACCTATGTATGAGATCCTTGCTGAACCATTTGTATCTGGTTCAATTCGGAATAATGGTGGTGTAGCAATAAATGGTGCTTTACCCTCACCATTCAATGGAGAAACCCAACTTTGGATTAAAAATGGTTTTTCTTTATCACTATTAAAAATCGGGATATCAATTTCACGTTTGTTTTCTTCATAGACAAAACGAGTTCCACCTACACTAATACCTGACGCTTGAGAGATGTTAGAAATAGAAAATAAACATATACAGATTGAAAAAAATATTTTTTTCATAAAACAGCCATGATATTGATGTGGAAAAGAGGGCAACCATTGTCGCCCTACAACTAATTAATGATATTGAATGTTATATACTGCACTACTATTAGCAGGGCCTGCAGTTGCTACGCCTGTTGCTTTATAACGAGCTACATAATCTAAATCTACTGTTGCACCATCAAATTCAATTAGTTTTGAATCATCAAATAATTTGATTTGTGTTGTTGCGTCTTTTTCAAATAAAGCAATACCGACATTATTTGCAACACCTATACCTTGGTTAATGGCAAGAATATCGCGGTCTGCAGTATCACGTGTACCACCAAAGCGTACGGTTATTTTAGAGTTTGCTGGACAATCAACAAGCTTAATCGTGAAGTCTTTCAATCCTGCAACTTCACCCTGTGCAGCTAAACTTTTAGCTGATACCTTTCCAAGGTCAACATTTAAATTTTTTGAGTTACTATCAACTGTACAAGCAATATCAGTTATTTCCCCGCTAAAATTAATTGTACCTGAAGCAAAAACAGTTGGCGCAGATGTTACAGCTAAAGC of Providencia rettgeri contains these proteins:
- the fimD_3 gene encoding Outer membrane usher protein fimD precursor, whose translation is MNDIAQIIPSANYQYKFEIQQLQVSIPQIGLENTSRGYVEPKEWDDGINAAFVNYTARFNKHWYQNRDNRDNTFLGLRSGININAWRLRSYSTYSNTTNETNWNNLQTYIERDIRSLKSRLTIGETSSDNGVMESNPYRGIRLASDESMLPQSERGFAPTVTGIAQSNAIVTIRQNGNVIYQTTVPPGEFSINDLYPTSYSGDLEVSIEEANGTIRSFIQPFSAVPMMQRAGALKYSVDIGKYNVDSARRKPNFAQASAIYGLPYNLSAYGGFLVSQGYQAYTIGTGVNLGNIGAISTDITQASARLIDKKKAEGQSYRIQYSKYIPDTGTSFSLASYRYSTKNYYDFSDSNNYFYNIGRKKQQFQASVSQSLNGIGYLSVNGYQQYYWDKSGSDKNLTMSFSSNYNSMNYSVAYSYTKQDYLNTNDQMLSLNLSIPFDLGWRNNWINYSYNTSKKGDSISSLSFNSTQLEDNNLQYDLTQRYHHSHDEYSNSISVNYIVSSGEYSAGYNYAPKYHSVDLGATGALLLHSGGLTTSRTIYDSAVLVKAEDIDNLKVNNAQSLYTNSSGFAVIPTVTRYERNKISVDTATLSGNNDVAINTATVVPTQGAIVLANFQAKRGARVLLKLQHAGKPIAFGTQVSVIENEEQVTGGIVANDGEVYLSGVPDQSIIIVKWGNSHNQQCTVPLSLSLENEKIQFIERTCE
- the htrE_3 gene encoding Heat shock protein E, which codes for MSVLYTKNRLMYSKVFTTISLILYANNTIAEDIFDINAINTGIESQVADVNSLGYLSSAGGQLPGDYFVDIYINDQRVDNKNITFLFDDKTKNLLPKITKKMLLEWGVKKLSKRKVLSN
- the fimC_2 gene encoding Chaperone protein fimC precursor; this translates as MKKIFFSICICLFSISNISQASGISVGGTRFVYEENKREIDIPIFNSDKEKPFLIQSWVSPLNGEGKAPFIATPPLFRIEPDTNGSARISYIGEPINSNEEKIYLLNIKSIPPKDNSIENELQIIINSQFKLFLRSKDIEPFDFEKVHLVEKSDEVMIDNQTPYHLSIKNILINGEVVDGASLIYPFKNDYILKKKTNNDDSIVVQFINDYGAIIEKKNK
- the sfaA gene encoding S-fimbrillin, yielding MSILKKSLAVIGVALAVTSAPTVFASGTINFSGEITDIACTVDSNSKNLNVDLGKVSAKSLAAQGEVAGLKDFTIKLVDCPANSKITVRFGGTRDTADRDILAINQGIGVANNVGIALFEKDATTQIKLFDDSKLIEFDGATVDLDYVARYKATGVATAGPANSSAVYNIQYH